The Salmo salar chromosome ssa02, Ssal_v3.1, whole genome shotgun sequence genome segment TCATAAttttaaataggctacatgtcatattaaacagcatctaaacactctaaataggtcaggggccagacagggagcctaagaaggaacggaaatgaattatttaggctatattatttaattatttctaggctatagcctacaaagaaatacattgtgaagcatttgcgagCGCGACACACTAGGCTGGTAGGGAGTCAATGACATTAAGCGCTCaacatttaaataacattttgttgtattaaatcattatactCTATAAATTGTGCATATAGGCTGTGACTAACTTAAGAATTAAACAAAAAATGCCTTATTAGGCTTTGAATTCATTGCCTTTGATTTCATTTTTAGAATCACCAGTTTGACCAGAGTttgtggcttcaggctcatgcgatggtgcctggagagcagggCAGCAGCGGAGAATACCCTCTCCACACTTGCAGAGCCACTtgggatgctaaacacccttttggccACCCCAGGCTGGGATGGGCTGCAGAGTGGTTTTTTTCTATAGGTAATCCTAAAGGTTTTcaggcaaaataacccaatcaaaacggAAAGCTCCTTAAAAGTTGGAATATGCCgggcctattgggccaaaatcaattatGGCCGATTTGTATAGATAGTAGAACAAAAATTAAGGAAACGTATAAAAAATTACTTTGCTACAATGGTACACTTAGTTATGtacccacctcgttcctttcttttagcatgtgcacgtaataagtacaccatcatgctttcaggatatgtgtcttttcagattccacaatgattcttttGTTGTGGTCATTACATCTCCACagtccctctcttgctcttggtcctcatctttgttGTGGTCATTACATCTCCACagtccctctcttgctcttggtcctcatctttgttGTGGACATTACATCTCCACagtccctctcttgctcttggtcctcatctttgtcACCTTGATTTTGCACCTGTTTGTTTGATCagttttttaatgaaaatatttagcaaactccatgacagtagctaaagcaagggacTATAGCAGCagacaaatgcatgctgggccgggcaGGCCCTGAGCTCCTGAAGTGAGCGCTACTGGAACACTGTTGAAGCTAAATTGAAGCGGGCTAGAAGGCCAACactccagcctttgggaatctcGCTCCAGGCTCCAGTTAAATTGGGCACGCTCAGCTCCCCTCCACTCACATACTCTGGTCCTGCTCCATAGCTCAGAGGCCAATACAAGGGAAGTCTCTGTAGTGCTATGCCATtactcatatacagtaccagtcaaaagtttggacaccctctcattcaaggatttttctttatttttactattttctacattgtagaataatagtgaagacatcaaaactatgaaataacacatatggaatcatgtagtaaccaaaaaagtgttaaacaaatcaaaatatatgttacatttgagattcttcaaagtagccaccctttaccttgatgatagctttgcacactcttggcattctctaaaccagcttcaggaggaatgtttttccaacagtcttgaaggagttcccacatatgctgagcacttgttggctgcttttccttcactctgcggtccaactaatcccaaaccatctcaattgggttgaggtcggggtggcaggtagcctagtggttagagcgttgggtcagtaactgaaaggttgctagatcagttctccaagctgacaaggttaaaatctgttgttctgccactgaacaaggcagttaaccaacccactgttcctaggatctcattgtaaataagaatttgtacttaactggcttgcctagttaaataaaagattAATAAAGAATtaaaggttgggtgattgtggagaccaggtcaactgatgcagcactccatcagtctcctttttggtcaaatagcccttacacagcctggaggtgtgtttttgggtcattgtcctattgaaaaacaaatcatagtaccagtaagcgcaaaccagatgggatggcgtatcgctgcagaatgctgtggtagccattctggttaagtgtgccttgaattctaaatacagacagtgtcaccagcaaagcacctccacaccatcacacctcctcctccatgcttcagggtgggaaccatacatccgttcacctactctgcgtctcacaaagacacagcggttggaaccaaaaatctcaaatttggactcatcagaccaaaggacagatttccaccggtctaatgtccattgcttgtgtttcttggccaaagcaagtctcttcttcttattggtgtcctttagtattggtttctttgcagcaattcaaccatgaaggcctgattcacacagtctcctctgaacagttgatgttgagatgtgtatgttacatgaactctgaagcatttatttgggatgcaatttctgaggctggtaactctaatgaacttatcctctgcagcagaggtaactctgggtcttcctttcctgtggtggtcctcatgagagccagtttcatcatagtgcttgatggtttttgcaactgcacttgaagatactttcaaagttcttgacattttccggattgactgaccttcatgtcttaaagtaatgatggactctcgtttctctttgcttatttgagttgttcttgccgtaatatggactgggattttaccaaatagggcaatcttctgtataccacccctaccttgtcacaacacaactgattggctcaaacgcattaagaaggaaagatattccacaaattcacttttaacatggcacacctgttaattgaaatgcattccaggtgactaccgcatgaagctggttgagagaatgccaagagtgtgcaaagctgtcatcaaggcaaagagtggctactttgaagaatctgaaatctaaaatatgttttgatttgtttaacacttttttggttactacatgattccatatgtgttatttcatagttttgatgtcttcactattattctacaatgtagaaaatagtaaaaatgaagaaaaacccttgaaggagtaggtgtttctaaacttttgactggtactgtagataatAACCTGTTACGAACATAGTAGCTTACTTAGTCTGTTGGTTGTATTTGTTAATTTGTGTTGTCGTTTCACAGTTTAGTTTTGTTATGACTTCAAAAAGTTCAACTGGATTTAGTCATCTTTGAGATTAAAAAAAGAAGCATTTATGTTACTCTGAGCACTCATCCTATATACTGGaaccgagagagagaacgagatggGGGGGAGAAGTGATAGAGAGAACtgtgaggaagggggagagagagagagagaggaatgttttTAATAATGCAGGTGGCAGATATAATTAGTTGTTCGTTGGGTGGATTTGCATGTTTTCATAAAAGGGAAGTTGgtgtgagggagggagtgtgtcAGCAAAGACCAGTGTCTGTGTAGATATTGTGGCTTCTCACAAAATAAGCGGTAGTTAATACAGTAACTGCCAAATGAAACATCTGTTACGGTAACTTTCTTTAAAATAATTAACTTAACATAAGTTCACTTCAATATCAGATTTTATTTACAGTGAATTGTGTACACCTCAccgcccctctctcgctctctatctctttaAATCGTTCTACCAGCCCCAACCCACTCTCCCATTCCAccccctgttcctcctctctctttccctccctctcaccctccccctcACACCCCTCGACTCTCTGTCTATGGGGACAGTCCCAgccctgactgactgtctgtacagtagagaggagaggagaggagaggagaggaaggaggaagtgttgtggtgtagtatagcggggtggggtgtggtgtggtgtaatgatGACACTACAGTGAGTAACATCAGTATAGAGGTGTCTAGTAGGGTTCTGTTCCCACTCAAACCTCTGTAGCACCTATTGTTAGACCAAACAAACACCTCTGTACATataggaaagaatgaatggaggCTGCACAGCAAAACATATCACCGCATATACAAAAGCCAATACTGCGGTGTGACATCATATTTCAGCACCTATTTCAGCGCTGTAACATCAACCAAAAACATTTGCACTTTCTCTTTTTTCTATTGCTATGTGATTATCTGTATAATGCTTCAACTGAACCTGAACATGCTGACTCACATGTCATTAGTCATTAAACCTAATCATctgctctctccgtctctctcctttctaccccccggtctccctctctcggtcactctctccctccctctctctttcggtctctgtctctcttcctctctctctctgtctctctacctctgtatttctctgtatctcttttgctctgtctccctgtctctctgtctctctctccctccccctctctctctctctctctgtctctctctgtctgtctgtctctctgtctctttgtctctatctatgtctctctctctctctatctatgtctctctctctgtctctctgcctctctcttgctctcttcatctctctgtctctctctctctctgtctccctgtctctatgtctctctctacatctctctctctccctctctctacatctctctgtctctctctatctatgtctctctctctctgtctctctgtctctatctatgtctctctctctgtctctcggtctctctctctctctacatctctctgtctctctctctctgtctctctgtctctctctatctatgtctctctctgtctctctcgctctcttcatctctctgtctgtctctctctctctgtctgtctctctgtctctctgtctctatgtctctctgtctctctgtctctgtctctctctctacatctctctgtctttctctctctctctacatctctctgtctctctctctctgtatctatgtctctctcactgtctctctgtctctatctatgtctctctctctctctgtctctctctcactgtctctgtctctccctgtctcttcctcaTAGAAATCAGGATGTCAAAGCCAGTTGAGGTTGAGAACACAGTGGCTGACTCTCCAATGGAgagcacaggtgtgtgtgtgtgtgtgtgtctgtgtgtgtgtgtgtgtgtgtgtgtgtgtgtgtgtgtgtgtgtgtgtgtgtgtgtgcgtgcgtgcgtgcgtgcgtgcgtgcgcgtgcgtgtgcgtgcgcgtgcgtgtgtgtgtgtgtgtgtgtgatgaattTCTAATTGTTTCCTATCCCCCCACACAGACTCAGAGAGGAATGGTCCTGACTCAAATCATCAGGTTAGTGTCCGCTTGGTTCTTCACCTTCATTTCAGTACTGATATCACTGGTAATATActgtgcattcagaccccttgactttttcaacattttgttacattacatccttattctaaaattgattcaatagttttttcccctcatcaatctacacacaataccccataatgacaaagcaaaaactgttttttagaaacgcttgcaaatatattaaaaataaataactgaaatatcggacccttcactcagtactttgttgaagcacctttggcagcgattacagccttgagtcttcttgggtatgacgctacaagcttggcacacctgtatttggggagtttctcccattcttctctgcagatcctctcaagctctgtcaggttggacggggagtgtcgctgcacagctattttcaggactctccagagatgttcgatcgggttcaagtccgggctctggctgggccactcaagaacatttagaaacttgtcctgaagccactcatgcgttgtcttggctgtgtgcttagggtcattgtcctgttggaagttgaaccttcgccccagtctgaggtcctgagcactctggagcaggttttcatcaaggatctctctgtactttactctgttcatctttctctcaatcctgacttgtctcccagtccctgccggtgaaaaacacccccacagcatgatgttgccaccactatgcttcaccgtagggatggtgccaggtttcctccagacgtgacgcttggcattcaggccaaagagttcagtcttggtttcatcagaccagagcatcttgtctctcatggcctgagagtatttaggtgccttttggcaaactccaagcaggctgtcatgtgccttttcctgaggagtggcttccgtctggtcactctaccatgatgacctgattggtggagtgctgcagagatggttgtccttctggaaggttctccaatcaccacagaggaactctgtagctctgtcagagtgaccatcagattcctggtcacctccctgacaaaggcccttctcccctgattgctcagtttggctgggcggccagctctaggaagagtcttggtggttccaatcttcttccatttaagaatgatggaggccactgtcttcttagggatcttcaatgctgcagacattttttgggggtattgtgtgtagattgatgagggaaaaagtaaattgtatccattttagaataaggctgtaacgtaacaaaatgtgaaaaaggtcaaggggtctgaatactttccgaatgcactgtacctctAGGAAACATACTAATCAGTTAGTCCTTTTCAATGGTGACAATCATGATCTGAATAACACACACATTAGGTCTGACATGTAAAGATGACTGACAACAATACCAAGCTACAAGCATCAATACAGCAGTGCAGTGTGTTTCCCAAATCTGGTCCTGGGGACATCTTTGTTTTTACCCAAGAAAAATACACCTGATTCCACTTATCAAAGGCTGGATGATGAGTGCTGAGTGGAATGTTGTATGTTGGGGTCTCCAGGACAGGTGGGAAACACTGCAGCAGTCTAGTCTTTTTTATGATCATTTATgtttatctgtactgatggttttTGTCCATTTTACAGCTTCAGCAGATGAAAATCAGTCCCTTTCACCTTTCTCCAACCCTCAGCAgcaacaaggtgtgtgtgtgtgtgtgtgtgtgtgtgtgtgtgtgtgtgtgtgtgtgtgtgtgtgtgtgtgtgtgtgtgtgttttgtgtggccACACTATAGAGTATTTTGCCACATTTGCATACAGATTGACAGGTATGGAAAACAGTCAGACTAGCCAGTTTGGACATGCCCATTCCAGGAAGAAGGGATGACTAGCCCTCGTTTCTAAAGAAAAGGCAGGCACCTTCCTGTTTGGCATGCAGGTTACCACagcagacagagcagaacagtcaGCTTCGTTTAACTgtatccctcgttctctctcctctcagaatAAGATGGAAGAATGTGGTGAGATGTCCCCGGGCCCTCCTCCCCACCACAGCCATGCCCCCTCACAGAcgcccctcccacacacacagctcatgCTGACTGGCTCCCAACTGGCAGGGGTAAGACAAGGAGGAAGAAGCTTAACAAACACACATTGATGcacactcacaaaaacacagacTCATGCTTATGGTCTGGCTTGAGTTCACTGCTTtattccttctttctttcctctactTTTTCACTCTTCATCccaccctcactccctccctccctcgctctccctccctctctctctctctctccctctctctctctctctctccctccctccctctctctctctccctccctctttccctctctccctccctctccctctctccctccctccctctctccctcttcatcctccctccccttctttctctctctgtccctctctcgctctctttctctgtgtctctctctcgcttggtGTCCCTTTCTCAGTTGACAGCTCTCTTGCCGGCTCAGCAGCAGTTGTTACTGCAGCAGGCTCAGGCTCAGCTTCTAGCTGCAGCTGTGCAGCAGTCTGTTCAGCAGTCCAACGCAGCTCACGCAGCTCACGCAGCTCACGCAGCTCATGCAGCCCACGCAGCCGCCCAAGCCAATCAGCAAGCTCAGGCAGCCGCAGCAGCCAATCAACATGCCCAGCAGCAGCAGGCGGGACAGACAGGGCAGCAGGGCCAATCACAGCCCCAGGGACAGAgcacacaggaacagacaggtcaacctgtccctgtcccgcCCACTCATCCCCAGCTCACCCTCTCTCAGCCAATTCAGCTCACCGCCCAGGTACCGACAACCAATCACAAGGCACATCCTGGCTGGGAAGAGGTGGGGAAGTGTCTTGATACAGGAGACAGTCTGGCATCCTCCGTTTTTATTGATCTTTTCTTTTATTGCTTGTGTTGCTCTGCTGTTCTTTCAGTCTTTTCTCTTGGTCTCTATATGAAGGGGTTGTTTTCATTTGTTCTCTGTACATCtgtgttctctccatctctgatccctctgttctctccatctctgacccctctgttctctccatctctgatccCTCTGATCCCTCCATCTCTAATCCCTCTGATCCCTCCAtctctgatccctctgttctctccatctctgatccctctgttctctccatctctaatCCCTCTGATCCCTCCAtctctgatccctctgttctctccatctctgatccctctgttctctccatctcggatccctctgttctctccaactgatccctctgttctctccatctctgatccctctgttctctccatctcggatccctctgttctctccatctgatccctctgttctctccatctctcacccctctgttctctccatctctgatccctctgttctctccatctctgatccctctgttctctccatctctgatccctctgttctctccatctctcacccctctgttctctccatcgctgatccctctgttctctccatctctgatccctctgttctctccatctctcacccctttgttctctccatctctcacccctctgttctctccatctctgatctctgttctgtcctcctgtctccctgcaggACATCCAGCAGTTGTTGCAGCTGCAGCAGTTGGTTCTGGTACCAGGACACCACCTGCAGTCTCCTCAGTTCCTCCTCCAACAGCACCAAGGGCAGCAAGGTgggctcctcgcactagccactACCACTGGTTCTATTCTATTGGGACAGTGCCCTGAAGATGGGCTGTAGATGTTCCAACTATCAACAAACAGATTTCATTTATTTAGAAGTGCCAACTGTTAACAACCATTAACAGGTTCTTCAACTGTCTAATACTAGAATGCCTATTGGATTCTCTGATCGACCATGGAGCTTTGTGGAATATTACATGTGTTGTTTGTTCATAACTGATCACAGGCCTACTGATTCCCTCACTTCTTCACTCCTCAGGACTGCTATCAACACCAAATCTGATTCAGCTACCTCAACAAAACCAAGGGAGCCTCCTGTCCGCTCCCACCAGGCTGGGGCTCCAAGCACAGGTAGGACAACAGAGGAAACACCCAGGCTTTGAGAGAGGCTACAGGCCCGGCTCTTTCCAACAAATATCTCTTCTCATCATGCTGTCATATCCAGTAAACGCCTCTCTTCTGCTATAtaattctcgctctctcttgctcttccactctctttcctcttcctccccctttccccctGTAGAGAGACAAGGCTATGGAGGGCAGTGGGGTCATGACCTCTGTGTCCTCTGTGACCTCTCACCCCGAGGAGCCCAGTGACCTGGAGGAACTGGAGGTGTTCGCCCGCACCTTCAAACAGAGACGCATCAAACTGGGCTTTACACAGGTACgcctttctgtgtgtctgtgtgtcgtgtgtgtgtgtgtgtgtgtgtgtgtgtgtgtgtgtgtgtgtgtgtgtgtgtgtgtgtgtgtgtgtgtgtgctaactccCTGttttcctccctcgctctctcaggGTGACGTGGGAATGGCCATGGGGAAGCTATATGGGAATGATTTCAGCCAGACCACCATCTCTCGCTTCGAGGCCCTCAACCTGAGCTTTAAGAACATGTGTAAACTCAAACCACTACTGGAGAAGTGGCTCAATGATGCAGGTGAGAggacgggaggggaggagagaggagggcgagggtgggggatgaggagaggacgggaggggaggagagaggagggggagggtgggggatgaggagaggacgggaggggaggggaggagagatgagggggagggtggggggatgaggagaggacgggaggggaggagagaggagggggagggtgggggatgaggagaggacgggaggggaggagagaggagggggagggtgggggatgaggagaggacgggaggggaggagagaggaggggagggtggggggatgaggagaggacgggaggggaggagagaggaggggaggatgggagggtggggggatgaggagaggacgggaggggaggagagaggagggggaggatgggagggtggggggatgaggagaggacgggaggggaggagagaggagggggaggatgggagggtgggggatgaggagaggacgggaggggaggagagaggagggggaggatgggagggtgggggatgaggagaggacgggaggggaggagagaggagggggaggatgggagggtgggggatgagggagaggacgggaggggaggagataggagggggaggatgggagggtggGGGATGAGTAGAggacgggaggggaggagagaggagggggaggatgggagggtgggggatgagggagaggacgggaggggaggagataggagggggaggatgggggatgaggagaggacgggaggagagaggagggggaggatgggagggtggGGGATGAGGGCGAggacgggaggggaggagagaggagggggaggatgggaggggaggaggaggatgggagggtgggggatgaggagaggacgggaggggaggagagaggagggggaggatgggagggtggggggatgaggagaggacgggaggggaggagagaggagggggaggatgggagggtgggggatgagggagaggacgggaggggaggaggaggatgggagggtgggggatgaggagaggacgggaggggaggagagaggagggggaggatgggagggtgggggatgagggagaggacgggagggtgggggatgagggagaggacgggaggggaggaggaggatgggagggtggggggatgaggagaggacgggaggggaggagagaggagggggaggatgggagggtggggggatgaggagaggacgggaggggaggagagaggagggggaggatgggagggtggggggatgagggagaggacgggaggggaggagataggagggggaggatgggagggtggGGGATGAGTAGAggacgggaggggaggagagaggagggggaggatgggagggtgggggatgagggagaggacgggaggggaggagataggagggggaggatgggggatgaggagaggacgggaggggaggagagaggagggggaggatgggagggtgggggatgagggagaggacgggaggggaggagggggaggatgggagggtgggggatgaggagaggacgggaggggaggagagaggagggggaggatgggagggtggggggatgagggagaggacgggaggggaggagagaggagggggaggatgggagggtggggggatgaggagaggacgggaggggaggagagaggagggggaggatgggagggtggggggatgaggagaggacgggaggggaggagagaggagggggaggatgggagggtggggggatgaggagaggacgggaggggaggagagaggagggggaggatgggagggtgggggatgaggagaggacgggaggagagagaggaggtgaggaaatTGGTGATGGAGAAAGGTGTATGACACTTtgaatcaatcaataaatcaggTGATTAATTAACCATTAATTAACCAGTTGCATTAATCTGTAACTCTTTTTATTGGTATTTTCTTTCACAGTTACAGTAAACAATGGTTGAAATACAGTACATTGCACATATGGTTTTATACATTCGATATACCACGGAAACATGCTTTTTCAATGAGGTAGGAATGTATACACCCATACAAAAATATAAAAGACTTAAGTAATACTTTCATAACaaaacatacattacatacaaTCCACACAaaatgagagggaggggagggcgaATTCCacagaagtaaaatcaaccttctTGCCAACAAAGGCTACAAAGTCAGATGTGTGTTTTGGTAGTGTTATAGTATCAGGTATTACCCCAAATAATGAGATCATGACACTAGGAGCAAAAGGTACCTGTAATACTTTAGATATGGTATCAAAGATGGCAGACCACTAGTTATGTAGAGAAGAGCAGGACCAAAACATACGTATTAATGAAGCAGGAACTTGCTAGTTTACCTGTCGCAAACAGGGTGAACATCAGGATAGATGTTAGAAAGCCTGAGTTTAGTCCAGTGAGTG includes the following:
- the LOC106576414 gene encoding POU domain, class 2, transcription factor 2 isoform X2 encodes the protein MFVPLPVPFMFQRTAPDLNAWRLKSPLALRSDSEIRMSKPVEVENTVADSPMESTDSERNGPDSNHQLQQMKISPFHLSPTLSSNKNKMEECGEMSPGPPPHHSHAPSQTPLPHTQLMLTGSQLAGLTALLPAQQQLLLQQAQAQLLAAAVQQSVQQSNAAHAAHAAHAAHAAHAAAQANQQAQAAAAANQHAQQQQAGQTGQQGQSQPQGQSTQEQTGQPVPVPPTHPQLTLSQPIQLTAQDIQQLLQLQQLVLVPGHHLQSPQFLLQQHQGQQGLLSTPNLIQLPQQNQGSLLSAPTRLGLQAQRDKAMEGSGVMTSVSSVTSHPEEPSDLEELEVFARTFKQRRIKLGFTQGDVGMAMGKLYGNDFSQTTISRFEALNLSFKNMCKLKPLLEKWLNDAETMSTDSTMPSPSSLSSSSMGFEGLPGRRRKKRTSIETNVRVALERAFITNQKPTSEEILCIADQLSMEKEVIRVWFCNRRQKEKRINPNSATPPLPSQPPPSPTDAQTPLLQPTHDVQSAVQSAVPGSDQPQHHIDHHVIVLPSDPQWSHPLISQLRLLSSDSSSSSQHSQPSPSQPQHTESQHRLMAYG
- the LOC106576414 gene encoding POU domain, class 2, transcription factor 2 isoform X3 → MCTRHQLRTAPDLNAWRLKSPLALRSDSEIRMSKPVEVENTVADSPMESTDSERNGPDSNHQLQQMKISPFHLSPTLSSNKNKMEECGEMSPGPPPHHSHAPSQTPLPHTQLMLTGSQLAGLTALLPAQQQLLLQQAQAQLLAAAVQQSVQQSNAAHAAHAAHAAHAAHAAAQANQQAQAAAAANQHAQQQQAGQTGQQGQSQPQGQSTQEQTGQPVPVPPTHPQLTLSQPIQLTAQDIQQLLQLQQLVLVPGHHLQSPQFLLQQHQGQQGLLSTPNLIQLPQQNQGSLLSAPTRLGLQAQRDKAMEGSGVMTSVSSVTSHPEEPSDLEELEVFARTFKQRRIKLGFTQGDVGMAMGKLYGNDFSQTTISRFEALNLSFKNMCKLKPLLEKWLNDAETMSTDSTMPSPSSLSSSSMGFEGLPGRRRKKRTSIETNVRVALERAFITQNQKPTSEEILCIADQLSMEKEVIRVWFCNRRQKEKRINPNSATPPLPSQPPPSPTDAQTPLLQPTHDVQSAVQSAVPGSDQPQHHIDHHVIVLPSDPQWSHPLISQLRLLSSDSSSSSQHSQPSPSQPQHTESQHRLMAYG
- the LOC106576414 gene encoding POU domain, class 2, transcription factor 2 isoform X7, with the protein product MFVPLPVPFMFQRTAPDLNAWRLKSPLALRSDSEIRMSKPVEVENTVADSPMESTDSERNGPDSNHQNKMEECGEMSPGPPPHHSHAPSQTPLPHTQLMLTGSQLAGLTALLPAQQQLLLQQAQAQLLAAAVQQSVQQSNAAHAAHAAHAAHAAHAAAQANQQAQAAAAANQHAQQQQAGQTGQQGQSQPQGQSTQEQTGQPVPVPPTHPQLTLSQPIQLTAQDIQQLLQLQQLVLVPGHHLQSPQFLLQQHQGQQGLLSTPNLIQLPQQNQGSLLSAPTRLGLQAQRDKAMEGSGVMTSVSSVTSHPEEPSDLEELEVFARTFKQRRIKLGFTQGDVGMAMGKLYGNDFSQTTISRFEALNLSFKNMCKLKPLLEKWLNDAETMSTDSTMPSPSSLSSSSMGFEGLPGRRRKKRTSIETNVRVALERAFITQNQKPTSEEILCIADQLSMEKEVIRVWFCNRRQKEKRINPNSATPPLPSQPPPSPTDAQTPLLQPTHDVQSAVQSAVPGSDQPQHHIDHHVIVLPSDPQWSHPLISQLRLLSSDSSSSSQHSQPSPSQPQHTESQHRLMAYG
- the LOC106576414 gene encoding POU domain, class 2, transcription factor 2 isoform X6; translated protein: MTKTAALATMDFCNMWVEEIRMSKPVEVENTVADSPMESTDSERNGPDSNHQLQQMKISPFHLSPTLSSNKNKMEECGEMSPGPPPHHSHAPSQTPLPHTQLMLTGSQLAGLTALLPAQQQLLLQQAQAQLLAAAVQQSVQQSNAAHAAHAAHAAHAAHAAAQANQQAQAAAAANQHAQQQQAGQTGQQGQSQPQGQSTQEQTGQPVPVPPTHPQLTLSQPIQLTAQDIQQLLQLQQLVLVPGHHLQSPQFLLQQHQGQQGLLSTPNLIQLPQQNQGSLLSAPTRLGLQAQRDKAMEGSGVMTSVSSVTSHPEEPSDLEELEVFARTFKQRRIKLGFTQGDVGMAMGKLYGNDFSQTTISRFEALNLSFKNMCKLKPLLEKWLNDAETMSTDSTMPSPSSLSSSSMGFEGLPGRRRKKRTSIETNVRVALERAFITQNQKPTSEEILCIADQLSMEKEVIRVWFCNRRQKEKRINPNSATPPLPSQPPPSPTDAQTPLLQPTHDVQSAVQSAVPGSDQPQHHIDHHVIVLPSDPQWSHPLISQLRLLSSDSSSSSQHSQPSPSQPQHTESQHRLMAYG
- the LOC106576414 gene encoding POU domain, class 2, transcription factor 2 isoform X1, producing the protein MFVPLPVPFMFQRTAPDLNAWRLKSPLALRSDSEIRMSKPVEVENTVADSPMESTDSERNGPDSNHQLQQMKISPFHLSPTLSSNKNKMEECGEMSPGPPPHHSHAPSQTPLPHTQLMLTGSQLAGLTALLPAQQQLLLQQAQAQLLAAAVQQSVQQSNAAHAAHAAHAAHAAHAAAQANQQAQAAAAANQHAQQQQAGQTGQQGQSQPQGQSTQEQTGQPVPVPPTHPQLTLSQPIQLTAQDIQQLLQLQQLVLVPGHHLQSPQFLLQQHQGQQGLLSTPNLIQLPQQNQGSLLSAPTRLGLQAQRDKAMEGSGVMTSVSSVTSHPEEPSDLEELEVFARTFKQRRIKLGFTQGDVGMAMGKLYGNDFSQTTISRFEALNLSFKNMCKLKPLLEKWLNDAETMSTDSTMPSPSSLSSSSMGFEGLPGRRRKKRTSIETNVRVALERAFITQNQKPTSEEILCIADQLSMEKEVIRVWFCNRRQKEKRINPNSATPPLPSQPPPSPTDAQTPLLQPTHDVQSAVQSAVPGSDQPQHHIDHHVIVLPSDPQWSHPLISQLRLLSSDSSSSSQHSQPSPSQPQHTESQHRLMAYG